In a genomic window of Paramicrobacterium chengjingii:
- the mnmA gene encoding tRNA 2-thiouridine(34) synthase MnmA has protein sequence MKVLAAMSGGVDSAVAAARVVDAGHEVVGVHLALSRMPGTLRTGSRGCCTIEDSMDAQRAANMIGIPYYVWDFSERFKEDVVDDFIAEYAAGRTPNPCLRCNEKIKFAALLEKALDLGFDAVCTGHYASIRYDADGHREMHRASAWAKDQSYVLGVLTADQLEHSLFPLGDTPSKDLVRAEAAERGFTVASKPDSHDICFIPDGDTRGWLAEHVGAESGEIRDREGNIVGNHEGAHAYTVGQRRGLNLGVPAPDGRPRFVLEVKPRSNEVIVGPKEALAIAEIAGCRYSWAGLPPQNAEVEFSCAVQIRAHADPVPAVAVMSANEESGEREVVVRPETPLDGVAPGQSAVLYVGTRVLGQFTIDRTVSAVPVGASV, from the coding sequence ATGAAGGTTCTCGCTGCTATGTCCGGAGGCGTCGACTCTGCGGTGGCCGCCGCCCGAGTTGTTGACGCGGGCCACGAGGTCGTTGGTGTTCACCTGGCGCTCAGCCGCATGCCCGGCACGCTGCGCACAGGCAGTCGCGGGTGCTGCACCATCGAGGACTCGATGGACGCGCAGCGCGCTGCAAACATGATCGGGATCCCGTACTACGTATGGGATTTTTCAGAGCGGTTCAAAGAAGATGTCGTTGACGACTTCATCGCCGAGTACGCGGCGGGCCGCACTCCAAACCCGTGTCTGCGTTGCAACGAGAAGATCAAATTCGCCGCACTGCTCGAGAAGGCGCTCGACCTCGGGTTCGACGCCGTCTGCACGGGGCACTATGCCAGCATCCGGTATGACGCAGACGGTCACCGCGAAATGCACAGGGCAAGCGCGTGGGCGAAGGACCAGTCATATGTGCTCGGCGTGCTCACTGCCGATCAGCTTGAACACTCCCTCTTTCCGCTCGGAGATACGCCGTCGAAGGATCTCGTGCGGGCTGAGGCTGCCGAGCGCGGCTTCACCGTGGCGAGCAAGCCAGACAGCCACGACATATGCTTCATTCCCGACGGTGATACGCGCGGATGGCTTGCCGAACACGTCGGCGCGGAGTCGGGTGAGATCCGTGACCGGGAGGGCAACATTGTCGGCAACCACGAGGGTGCTCACGCATACACCGTCGGGCAGCGGCGTGGTCTGAACCTTGGTGTTCCCGCACCGGATGGCCGGCCGCGATTCGTGCTCGAAGTGAAGCCGCGAAGCAACGAAGTGATTGTCGGTCCGAAGGAAGCGCTGGCGATTGCCGAGATCGCTGGTTGCCGGTACAGCTGGGCGGGTCTTCCGCCTCAGAACGCTGAAGTCGAGTTTTCGTGCGCGGTTCAGATTCGGGCACACGCAGATCCCGTTCCCGCCGTCGCCGTCATGAGCGCGAACGAGGAATCGGGCGAGCGTGAGGTGGTTGTGCGCCCCGAGACTCCGCTCGACGGAGTGGCTCCGGGCCAGAGCGCCGTGCTGTACGTGGGAACCCGGGTGCTCGGACAGTTCACTATCGACCGAACGGTGAGTGCCGTTCCCGTCGGAGCGTCAGTGTGA
- a CDS encoding IclR family transcriptional regulator, whose product MAQKGDPYRVESVDRAMHLLELLAERGTLSVTDAASELEVAASTAHRLLTTMTHRGFVEQGEKRLYHPGPKLTGQRTDGNQLRRIVRTMRPHLESLAHRLDDTVHLVILTGPDVRFLDGVEGTQWLRVSLRIGSRTPAFTTSGGKAILADLGDASLPALYPTGLPPWRNEKQATLTEFRRELATVRNRGYAVNFGESDPDVVAVGVCIAREPSLALSVAVARDRFDGNVEKRLAQELRATAASIRSH is encoded by the coding sequence GTGGCTCAGAAAGGCGACCCCTACCGGGTCGAATCAGTGGATCGGGCAATGCACCTGCTCGAACTCCTTGCCGAGCGAGGAACTCTCAGCGTCACCGATGCTGCTTCCGAGCTCGAGGTGGCCGCGTCAACAGCCCACCGGCTGCTCACGACCATGACTCACCGCGGTTTTGTTGAGCAGGGCGAGAAGCGGTTGTACCACCCCGGCCCGAAGCTCACGGGTCAGCGCACCGACGGAAATCAGCTTCGACGGATCGTCCGCACGATGCGTCCGCATCTTGAGTCGCTCGCCCACCGTCTCGATGACACGGTGCATCTCGTTATTCTCACGGGGCCGGACGTGCGATTTCTCGACGGCGTCGAGGGCACGCAATGGCTTCGTGTCAGCCTTCGCATCGGCTCACGAACCCCGGCTTTCACCACATCGGGGGGCAAAGCGATCCTGGCCGATCTCGGCGATGCTTCACTGCCCGCGCTCTACCCGACGGGTCTGCCCCCGTGGCGCAATGAGAAGCAGGCGACGCTTACCGAATTTCGCCGCGAGCTCGCTACCGTGCGCAACCGCGGGTACGCCGTCAATTTTGGCGAGAGCGACCCAGACGTCGTCGCTGTTGGCGTCTGCATCGCGAGAGAGCCTTCGCTTGCGCTCTCGGTAGCCGTTGCCAGGGATCGATTCGACGGGAACGTCGAGAAGAGACTCGCGCAGGAGCTGCGTGCTACCGCAGCATCCATTCGGTCACACTGA
- the ligA gene encoding NAD-dependent DNA ligase LigA yields MSVADRRLCNVTDASELSLEQAAEEARALTSRIIELRDAYYDRDTSLVSDHEYDEMMHLLEALERAYPELQGQDSPTQTVGGYAETTLFAPVVHAERMLSLDNVFSDDELREWTTRTERAAGRSIRYLSELKIDGLAVNLRYQNGRLVSAATRGDGVVGEDVTENVRYIPSIPRRLSGEGHPELVEVRGEIFFPVAAFTALNERQQKAGEKVFANPRNAASGSLRQKSETKTDAQRKTMRDRLSRLQMLVHGIGAWPNPPVASQSDIYELLADWGLPTSTHYRVFDDADGVVDFIHYYGENRGAVEHEIDGIVIKVDELALHDELGATSRAPRWATAFKYPPEQVNTRLLDIVVSVGRTGRATPFAVVEPVHVAGSTVSQATLHNQDVVKAKGVLIGDTVVLRKAGDVIPEILGPVVDVRDGSEREFVMPAECPECGSPLRPAKEGDIDLRCPNARSCPAQVRGRVEHIGSRGALDIEGLGEVSASALTQPIEPSEPPLVTEAGLFDLSLADVFPIRTQVIDPETGLPRTDDAGTAKVVTPFARKRTKKDGPFDPEAAEFSGDDDFVPSKNALELIENIELAKTKPLWRLLVALNIRHVGPVAARALADWFGSLGAIREATRDELADVDGVGGIIADSLRAWFDVDWHRDIVSVWTDAGVQFYTPGHRGPGAAAKQGGVLAGLTVVATGSLEGFSRDGAKEAIISAGGKAASSVSKKTDYVAAGPGAGSKLAKAEELGLVILDAEQFARLVTEGPGFLSNADAEE; encoded by the coding sequence ATGTCGGTTGCGGATCGTAGACTGTGTAACGTGACTGATGCCAGCGAATTGAGCCTTGAGCAGGCCGCAGAAGAAGCCCGTGCGCTGACGTCGCGAATCATCGAGCTTCGCGATGCGTACTACGATCGCGATACGTCGCTCGTTTCTGATCACGAGTACGACGAGATGATGCATCTGCTTGAAGCGCTGGAGCGCGCGTATCCTGAATTGCAGGGGCAGGACTCACCGACGCAGACCGTTGGCGGTTACGCTGAGACAACTTTGTTCGCCCCGGTGGTTCACGCCGAGCGGATGCTCAGTCTCGACAACGTCTTCAGCGATGACGAACTGCGTGAGTGGACGACGCGCACCGAACGAGCTGCGGGCCGTAGCATCCGGTATCTGTCTGAATTGAAGATCGATGGTCTTGCTGTGAACCTGCGCTATCAGAACGGCCGTCTGGTGTCTGCCGCCACGCGAGGCGACGGGGTGGTCGGTGAAGACGTCACGGAAAACGTGAGGTACATTCCATCGATTCCGCGCCGGCTTTCGGGGGAGGGACATCCCGAACTTGTTGAGGTTCGGGGAGAGATCTTCTTTCCCGTCGCAGCGTTCACCGCCCTGAACGAGCGACAGCAGAAGGCCGGAGAGAAGGTCTTTGCAAACCCGCGTAATGCGGCGAGCGGGAGCCTGAGACAGAAGTCGGAAACCAAGACAGACGCGCAACGGAAGACCATGCGGGACAGACTCTCGCGACTGCAGATGCTTGTTCACGGAATCGGCGCGTGGCCCAACCCACCGGTAGCAAGCCAATCAGACATCTACGAGTTGCTCGCGGACTGGGGGCTTCCGACCTCGACGCACTATCGAGTGTTTGACGATGCAGACGGGGTCGTCGATTTCATTCACTATTACGGAGAGAACCGAGGAGCGGTCGAGCACGAGATCGACGGCATCGTCATCAAAGTCGACGAACTGGCACTTCACGATGAGCTCGGGGCGACAAGCAGAGCGCCACGATGGGCGACGGCTTTCAAATATCCGCCAGAGCAAGTGAACACGCGACTTCTCGACATCGTTGTGAGTGTCGGGCGCACGGGGAGGGCGACGCCATTTGCCGTCGTTGAACCCGTGCATGTCGCTGGGTCAACGGTGAGCCAGGCCACACTGCACAACCAGGACGTTGTGAAAGCCAAGGGTGTGTTGATCGGCGATACCGTCGTTCTGCGCAAGGCCGGAGACGTCATTCCGGAGATTCTTGGACCGGTGGTTGACGTGCGCGATGGCAGCGAGCGTGAGTTCGTGATGCCGGCGGAATGCCCGGAGTGCGGATCGCCGCTGAGACCGGCGAAGGAAGGCGACATCGACCTGCGCTGCCCGAACGCGCGCTCGTGCCCGGCACAGGTTCGCGGACGGGTAGAGCACATTGGCAGCAGAGGCGCACTTGACATCGAGGGGCTCGGCGAGGTGAGTGCGTCTGCACTGACGCAGCCGATCGAACCCTCAGAACCCCCGCTCGTGACGGAGGCAGGACTCTTCGACCTTAGCCTCGCCGACGTTTTTCCGATTCGCACGCAGGTGATCGATCCAGAAACCGGGCTGCCGCGAACAGACGACGCGGGCACGGCGAAGGTCGTGACGCCTTTTGCGCGCAAGCGAACGAAGAAAGACGGTCCATTCGACCCCGAAGCGGCCGAGTTCTCGGGAGACGACGACTTCGTGCCATCGAAGAACGCTCTCGAGCTCATAGAGAACATCGAGCTCGCAAAGACCAAACCTCTCTGGCGGCTATTGGTGGCGCTCAATATTCGTCACGTCGGGCCGGTTGCTGCACGGGCGCTCGCTGATTGGTTCGGATCGCTCGGCGCAATCAGGGAGGCAACACGCGATGAGCTAGCCGACGTTGACGGTGTCGGTGGCATCATCGCCGATTCGCTTCGCGCCTGGTTCGACGTCGATTGGCACCGCGATATCGTGAGCGTCTGGACGGACGCGGGAGTGCAGTTTTACACTCCGGGCCACCGGGGGCCGGGCGCTGCGGCCAAGCAGGGTGGGGTACTCGCCGGCCTGACTGTTGTCGCAACGGGGTCACTCGAGGGATTCTCACGTGACGGCGCGAAAGAGGCAATCATCAGCGCGGGCGGAAAGGCGGCCTCGAGCGTGTCGAAGAAGACCGACTATGTCGCCGCGGGCCCCGGAGCCGGCTCGAAGCTCGCCAAGGCCGAAGAGCTTGGTCTTGTCATTCTCGACGCCGAGCAGTTCGCGCGCCTCGTCACAGAGGGGCCCGGCTTCCTCTCGAACGCAGACGCTGAGGAATAG
- a CDS encoding long-chain-fatty-acid--CoA ligase — MTPEDAPWLASYAPNVPHTIDEVAGSLGDIVAESARSYPDAAALEFFGVETTYADLDDAVSRAAEGLRRRGVARADRVAIVLPNCPQHIVAFYAVLRLGAIVVEHNPLYTARELRHQFEDHGAKTAIVWNNVVGTVKDFPDDVAVSTLISVDVARALPTGMRLALKLPLKKARESRRALTTPVSGTIRWEQLTASERLAGDHPAPSKDDVAVIQYTSGTTGSPKGAVLTHANLLANAAQARAWVPTITPGDCVVYAVLPMFHAYGLTLCLTFAMSMGARLVLFPKFDPDLVLKAVRKHPPTFFPAVPPIAQRLLSAAQEKGVSLKGTEICISGAMPLSQDLVEPWEEASNGYLIEGYGLSECSPVLMANPVSPGRKAGTVGLPLPNTEIRVVDPENPSVDVERGEPGELIARGPQVFSGYFNKPDETAAVFTDDGWFRTGDIVTLDDEGFVAVVDRKKELIITGGFNVSPSEVENALCSHPSVDEAAVVGLPSKHSGEDVVAAVTAAPGATIDPEELRAFARDILTPYKVPRRIVQVDELPKSLIGKVLRKDVRESLLDT, encoded by the coding sequence GTGACTCCAGAAGATGCCCCATGGCTGGCGAGCTATGCACCGAACGTTCCGCACACGATCGACGAGGTGGCGGGGTCGCTCGGTGACATCGTCGCTGAGTCCGCACGATCGTATCCGGATGCTGCCGCCTTGGAGTTCTTCGGAGTCGAAACCACGTACGCCGACCTCGACGATGCCGTGTCCCGCGCGGCCGAGGGTCTGCGCCGTCGTGGTGTTGCCCGTGCCGACCGTGTAGCGATCGTCCTCCCCAACTGCCCGCAGCACATCGTCGCCTTCTACGCTGTGCTGCGTCTCGGCGCAATCGTCGTGGAGCACAATCCGCTGTATACAGCGCGCGAGCTGCGGCATCAGTTTGAAGACCACGGTGCGAAGACGGCGATCGTGTGGAACAACGTCGTCGGTACGGTCAAAGATTTCCCCGACGATGTGGCCGTCAGCACGCTGATCTCGGTTGATGTGGCGCGCGCTCTTCCCACCGGAATGCGCCTGGCGCTGAAGCTGCCGTTGAAGAAGGCCCGCGAGTCGCGCCGTGCACTCACCACGCCCGTCAGCGGCACAATTCGCTGGGAACAGCTGACTGCCTCAGAACGGCTCGCGGGTGACCACCCGGCTCCGTCAAAGGACGACGTCGCCGTAATTCAGTACACAAGCGGCACAACCGGGTCGCCAAAGGGTGCCGTGCTCACGCACGCCAATCTCCTCGCGAACGCCGCCCAGGCACGTGCCTGGGTTCCGACAATCACCCCGGGCGACTGCGTTGTCTATGCCGTTTTGCCGATGTTCCATGCGTACGGGCTCACGCTGTGCCTCACCTTCGCCATGAGCATGGGGGCACGGCTCGTACTGTTCCCCAAGTTTGATCCCGACCTCGTACTCAAGGCCGTGCGCAAGCATCCACCCACCTTCTTCCCCGCGGTTCCGCCGATTGCGCAGCGGCTGCTTTCTGCGGCACAAGAAAAGGGCGTCTCGCTCAAGGGAACAGAGATCTGCATCTCGGGGGCGATGCCGCTGTCGCAAGACCTCGTCGAACCGTGGGAGGAAGCATCCAACGGCTACCTCATTGAGGGGTACGGACTGAGCGAATGCTCGCCAGTGCTTATGGCAAACCCGGTATCACCGGGGCGTAAAGCTGGAACCGTGGGCCTTCCCTTACCCAATACTGAAATTCGCGTCGTTGATCCGGAGAACCCCTCTGTCGACGTTGAACGTGGGGAACCCGGCGAGCTCATCGCACGAGGACCCCAGGTATTCAGCGGCTACTTCAACAAACCTGACGAGACGGCCGCGGTGTTCACCGATGACGGCTGGTTCCGTACGGGCGACATCGTCACACTCGATGACGAGGGGTTTGTGGCGGTCGTTGACCGTAAGAAGGAGCTCATCATCACTGGCGGGTTCAACGTGTCGCCGTCCGAAGTGGAGAATGCCCTCTGCTCGCACCCCAGTGTTGACGAAGCGGCCGTTGTCGGTCTGCCAAGTAAGCATTCAGGCGAAGACGTCGTCGCAGCAGTCACCGCAGCCCCGGGCGCAACCATCGACCCAGAGGAGCTGCGGGCCTTCGCCCGCGACATTCTCACTCCGTATAAGGTTCCACGCCGTATCGTCCAGGTCGATGAACTACCGAAGTCACTCATCGGCAAAGTTCTGCGAAAAGATGTGCGGGAATCGCTTCTCGACACCTGA
- the gatC gene encoding Asp-tRNA(Asn)/Glu-tRNA(Gln) amidotransferase subunit GatC — protein sequence MSEISEEQVAHLAGLARIALTDEEITNLTSELDQIVDSIAKVQEVATADVPATSHPIPLRNVYRPDVVGDTLTQEQALQNAPDDDGERFVVSAILGEEQ from the coding sequence ATGTCTGAAATATCCGAGGAGCAGGTGGCGCACCTCGCGGGCCTCGCTCGAATCGCGCTCACTGATGAAGAGATCACGAATCTCACATCAGAACTCGACCAGATTGTCGACAGCATCGCGAAGGTGCAAGAAGTCGCGACCGCCGATGTGCCAGCGACGAGCCACCCCATCCCGTTGCGCAATGTCTACCGGCCCGACGTCGTCGGCGACACGCTGACACAGGAGCAGGCCCTGCAGAACGCACCGGACGACGACGGGGAGCGCTTTGTCGTGTCCGCGATTCTGGGGGAGGAGCAGTAG
- the gatA gene encoding Asp-tRNA(Asn)/Glu-tRNA(Gln) amidotransferase subunit GatA — protein sequence MSDITELSAADLSAKLSSGEVSSVEATRAHLARISAVEGDVHAFLHVSDHALDVAADIDARRAAGEELGPVAGVPLAIKDVLVTNDMPSTSGSRILEGYMSPFDATAVERSRTAGFVPLGKTNMDEFAMGSSTEHSAYGPTHNPWDLERIPGGSGGGSAAAVAAFEAPLALGSDTGGSIRQPAHVTGTVGVKPTYGAVSRYGAIALASSLDQIGPVSRTVLDAGLLQDVIQGHDPRDSTSLADTWPSMADAARAGARGDGVKGLKIGVIADLMGPGIQSGVALRFREALDVLEKNGAEIVETSAPHFEYAVAAYYLILPAEASSNLARFDSVRFGLRVTPESGGTVEQVMAASREAGFGPEVKRRIILGTYALSAGYYDAYYGSAQKVRTLIQQDFEGAFAQVDVLASPSAPTTAFKFGEKLDDPMAMYLNDVTTIPANLAGVPGISVPVGLAPEDGLPVGIQFMAPAREDARLYQVGASLEALLESGWGHTLMSQAPQLGGKH from the coding sequence GTGAGCGATATCACCGAACTGTCCGCAGCAGATCTGTCGGCGAAGCTCTCGTCTGGGGAGGTCAGCTCTGTCGAGGCCACGCGCGCGCACCTCGCCCGCATCTCTGCCGTCGAGGGAGACGTTCATGCGTTCCTCCACGTGTCGGACCACGCTCTCGACGTTGCCGCAGACATTGATGCACGCCGCGCCGCCGGTGAAGAGCTCGGTCCCGTCGCAGGCGTCCCTCTCGCGATCAAGGACGTTCTCGTCACCAACGACATGCCGTCTACGTCGGGAAGCCGCATTCTCGAGGGTTACATGTCGCCGTTTGACGCGACAGCTGTCGAACGCTCGCGCACGGCCGGATTCGTCCCCCTGGGAAAGACGAATATGGACGAATTCGCCATGGGATCCTCGACGGAGCACTCAGCGTACGGGCCAACGCATAACCCCTGGGATCTTGAGCGCATTCCGGGAGGGTCCGGGGGAGGATCCGCCGCAGCCGTTGCAGCGTTCGAAGCACCGCTCGCTCTTGGCAGCGACACGGGTGGATCGATTCGTCAGCCCGCCCACGTCACGGGCACTGTGGGCGTCAAGCCGACGTATGGCGCGGTCAGCCGTTACGGTGCGATTGCGCTTGCGTCATCGCTTGACCAGATCGGCCCGGTGTCGCGAACCGTGCTCGATGCCGGCCTGCTGCAGGACGTCATTCAGGGGCATGACCCGCGCGACTCGACATCGCTTGCAGACACCTGGCCGTCGATGGCGGATGCCGCACGGGCCGGCGCTCGCGGTGACGGAGTCAAGGGACTCAAGATCGGCGTCATTGCCGATCTCATGGGGCCCGGCATCCAAAGCGGTGTCGCATTGCGCTTTCGCGAAGCCCTCGACGTCCTCGAGAAGAACGGGGCTGAGATCGTCGAGACTTCGGCGCCCCACTTCGAGTACGCCGTTGCCGCCTACTACCTCATTCTGCCGGCAGAGGCTTCGTCGAACCTTGCCCGGTTCGACTCCGTGCGCTTCGGACTTCGCGTCACCCCCGAATCCGGAGGAACCGTTGAGCAGGTGATGGCCGCAAGCCGTGAAGCCGGATTCGGGCCTGAAGTGAAGCGACGTATCATTCTGGGAACGTACGCGCTCAGCGCCGGGTACTACGACGCTTATTACGGAAGCGCGCAAAAGGTTCGCACGCTCATTCAGCAGGACTTCGAGGGCGCATTCGCTCAGGTCGACGTGCTTGCGAGCCCAAGCGCGCCGACAACGGCATTCAAGTTCGGCGAGAAGCTCGACGACCCCATGGCGATGTACCTGAACGACGTCACAACAATTCCCGCCAACCTGGCAGGTGTTCCCGGCATCAGCGTGCCCGTTGGGCTCGCTCCAGAAGACGGGCTTCCCGTCGGCATCCAATTCATGGCTCCGGCGCGTGAAGACGCGCGGTTGTATCAGGTGGGCGCGTCGCTTGAAGCGCTTCTGGAATCAGGGTGGGGACACACGCTTATGTCACAGGCACCGCAGCTGGGAGGAAAGCACTGA